CTCGCTGTCAAGGAACTCATAACCTTTGGTGAAATCAATATCGCGATGAACCTGCGGAAAGAAGAACGCCACAAAGTCTTCGAACAAATCTTCCAATGCCTCTTTCCACGGGCCGTCTTGCTCCACTTGCCACCCCGCTTGTTAACCGATCATCCAACCATTTTCAAAAAATCATCTTCTGAAATGACTTTCACTCTCAACTCGCGCGCTTTGTCGAGCTTTGACCCGGCGCCCGGCCCGGCCACGACGTAATCGGTTTTCTTGCTCACCGAGCCCGAGGCCCGGCCGCCGCGCTCATCCACCATGCGTTCCGCCTCGTCGCGCGTGAATTTTTCCAGCGCGCCGGTGAACACAAACGTCTTGCCGGCAAAATTGGGATCCGCCTGCTTGGGCTTGGCGCTGGCGCGAATCTTCACGCCGCCTTTTTGCAAACGCTGAATCGTGGCAAGATTCTTCTTTTCTTTAAAAAAACTCGAAACGCTTTCTGCCACCTGCGGGCCGACTTCGTGAATCTGCTGCAAACGTTCTGCGTCCGCTTGCTGCAAGGTTTCCAAAGAACCGAATTCTTTTGCCAACACGCGGGCCATGTGTTCACCCACGTGGCGGATGCCGAGCGCATAAATAAAACGATCAAGCGCCACCTCGCGGCTCTTGTCGATGGCCGCGATGATGTTCTGCGCCGACTTTTCCGCCATGCGCTCCAACTCGGCGAGTTGTTGCGGCTTGAGAAAATACAAATCTGCACAGCTTTTCACAAGCCCTTTATCAACCATTTGATCGATCAACTTCTCGCCCAAACCGTCGATGTTCATCGCCAGCTTCGAGGCAAAATGGCGAATGCCTTCTTTCAACTGCGCGGGACAACTAATATTTTGGCAACGATGCGCCACCTCGCCTTCCAATCGGATCACCGGCTCGCCGCATACCGGGCACTTGGTTGGAAATTTGAATTTCTTGGCGTTCTTGGGGCGTTTTTCCTTGATGACTTTCACGACTTCGGGAATGACATCGCCCGCGCGCTGAATAATCACCCAATCCTTGATTCTCACATCGAGACGCTCGATCTCGTCTTCATTGTGCAGCGTGGCGCGGCTCACGGTGACACCGCCGACTTTGATGGGCTGCATGATCGCCACCGGCGTAATTGTGCCCGTGCGCCCCACTTG
This window of the Cytophagia bacterium CHB2 genome carries:
- the ligA gene encoding NAD-dependent DNA ligase LigA, encoding RGEVFYPIAAFKKLNEQRIKAGEPAFINPRNSASGSLRQLDPKLTAERPLDMFVYGLGQVVGFEFESQWQALQMFKKWGFKVNDLPKLCRGVEEVLQHYRYIGQLRPTLPYEIDGSVIKVNSFALQRAAGMRTRSPRWAVAYKYEAQQESTQILNIEVQVGRTGTITPVAIMQPIKVGGVTVSRATLHNEDEIERLDVRIKDWVIIQRAGDVIPEVVKVIKEKRPKNAKKFKFPTKCPVCGEPVIRLEGEVAHRCQNISCPAQLKEGIRHFASKLAMNIDGLGEKLIDQMVDKGLVKSCADLYFLKPQQLAELERMAEKSAQNIIAAIDKSREVALDRFIYALGIRHVGEHMARVLAKEFGSLETLQQADAERLQQIHEVGPQVAESVSSFFKEKKNLATIQRLQKGGVKIRASAKPKQADPNFAGKTFVFTGALEKFTRDEAERMVDERGGRASGSVSKKTDYVVAGPGAGSKLDKARELRVKVISEDDFLKMVG